In the Bacillus shivajii genome, one interval contains:
- a CDS encoding VOC family protein — translation MRIARPTDKMEEIKRFYEIGLGLRRVGEFQGHRGYKGVIYGLPSLNYHLEFTCHVDGTPCPAPTKDNLLVFYMPNQQKVNEIKSRLVKMGYMEVQAENPYWQEGGVTFEDPDGWRIVLFLWTGL, via the coding sequence ATGAGGATTGCACGACCGACTGACAAAATGGAAGAGATAAAAAGATTTTATGAAATAGGATTAGGCTTAAGAAGAGTTGGTGAATTTCAAGGTCACCGAGGATATAAGGGTGTGATTTACGGACTTCCTAGTCTAAATTACCACCTAGAATTTACATGTCATGTTGATGGGACACCTTGTCCAGCTCCCACAAAAGACAATCTCCTTGTCTTTTATATGCCAAATCAACAAAAGGTAAACGAAATTAAGAGTCGACTTGTTAAAATGGGTTACATGGAAGTCCAAGCAGAAAACCCTTATTGGCAAGAAGGTGGAGTGACGTTTGAGGATCCTGATGGATGGAGGATCGTATTATTTCTTTGGACAGGACTTTAA